A region of Vitis riparia cultivar Riparia Gloire de Montpellier isolate 1030 chromosome 1, EGFV_Vit.rip_1.0, whole genome shotgun sequence DNA encodes the following proteins:
- the LOC117907057 gene encoding protein PLANT CADMIUM RESISTANCE 2-like, translating to MYSSDDYRRFMTTPPPEPAPPSFNGAGTATGIPVSSPEPSFSEKPSQAPLQPKVKAPRVPWSSGLCDCFSDPRNCCITCWCPCITFGQIAEIVDKGSSACGVNGALYTLIACVTGCACCYSCFYRAKMRQQYLLKPSPCGDCLVHCCCEYCSLCQEYRELKNRGFDMTIGWHGNVERQNRGVEMSSMSSQTAPTMEEGMSR from the exons ATGTACTCCTCAGATGATTACCGGAGGTTCATGACCACTCCTCCGCCGGAGCCAGCTCCTCCATCCTTCAATGGAGCCGGGACAGCTACCGGTATTCCGGTGAGCTCCCCAGAGCCATCCTTCTCCGAGAAACCCTCCCAAGCTCCACTTCAGCCCAAGGTCAAGGCTCCTCGGGTCCCTTGGTCCTCCGGCCTCTGCGACTGCTTCTCCGATCCCCGGAATT GCTGCATAACATGCTGGTGTCCCTGCATTACTTTTGGGCAAATTGCTGAGATCGTTGATAAAGGATCATCCG CATGTGGTGTAAATGGAGCGCTGTATACGCTAATTGCATGCGTGACTGGGTGTGCGTGCTGCTACTCCTGCTTCTACCGCGCTAAAATGAGGCAGCAATACCTGTTGAAGCCAAGCCCTTGTGGTGATTGCCTCGTTCATTGCTGCTGCGAGTACTGCTCCCTCTGTCAAGAGTACCGTGAGCTCAAGAACCGTGGATTCGACATGACTATCG GATGGCATGGGAATGTGGAGAGACAGAATCGTGGAGTGGAGATGAGCTCCATGTCGTCCCAGACGGCTCCGACAATGGAAGAAGGCATGAGCCGCTAG